From the Elaeis guineensis isolate ETL-2024a chromosome 16, EG11, whole genome shotgun sequence genome, the window TAGTCTCTGTGGCTTTGTGAGCAAGCATATGAAGACCTTTATTGCTGCAGCTTCTGCTTCTTTCTGTCGCATATCTACAAAGCATCTAAGTTTGGATAAATGCTAGGGGTACGGCATCCATTCAAAATTCTGAACAAAATAATTTGATGCTAAACGTGACCATTAGAATGGTATCTTGTGTTATTGTAAATGGAACTCTGGACTCAAAAAATGAATGATTCTTCGGCAACTTGCTACACTAACTATTTATACAAGTttgtttatttatatatttattcttAGTACAAGGTTTTGCAACAAGATTCGATGTAGTAGCATAGACAGACAGGCTAACCGTCTCTTAACATGCACATCCAATACAATACATAACATGTAAGCTGTTCTACCATGCCGCGCACTTGTCAAAGCAAAATCCAACACGCTAAAGCAGGCTAACTATTTGACTGAAGGGTCATGACTTTGGATCAGATAACGGCGGGATGAAATCGAGGAAGGCGTCTAAGGATGCCGAGGAGGTCCGAGGAAACCCACCGGCGAAGATCGCCCGCGCCGAGGCGGCCCGCTGCCTCACCTCCTCCTCGCCCGCCATCAGCCGCTCGATCCCCCCCACCACGTCGTTCTTGCTCACCGATTCCGACCCGGACTTGATAGCGATACCCGCCTGGAGCCGCCGCGTCACCAGCCTCGCGTTGTGGTGTTGGTCCCCGTGCACCGGCCACGTCAGCATGGGCACCCCGCAACCCAGCGCCTCTACCGTCGAGTTCCAGCCGCAGTGCGTCAAGAAGTCCCCCGTTGCCCCGTGGCTTAGGATAAGCAGCTGCGGCGCCCACCCGCGGATCACCAGACCCCTCCCCCCGACCCGGCTCGCCAGCCCCTCCAGCTCCGAGAAGCTTCCATCGGTGTGGACCGGGAACCCCCGGGGGTCGTGCCGCAACGCACGGTGCTGGACAGCCCAGATGAAAGGCCGGTTCGACTCCTCCAGACCGGCCGCCAGCTCAGCCAGCTCCGCCTCGCTAGGGGCCACGATAGAGCCGAAGGACACGTAGATCACCGAGCCACGCGGCTTCGAGTCCAGCCACTCGAGCACGTCTCGCTCGCTGACGGTGGAGTCGTCGCGCTTGGGCCGGACCTCCGCATCGTGGACGAGAGAGCCGGCCGCGGACCAGAACGCGGCCGGGAGGAGCGGGCCCACGCCCCACACCGGCTTCTTAGTTTCCTTCTTGAGGTACTCTAGGAACGGACGCTCCAGATCATCGCAGGTGTTGAAGAGAAACGCGATCGCACTCTCCATATCGGCGAGGCTCGTACCCGGGGGACCTCCACGGTGTCGTGGGCCTATTCTATCCGGCGGAGGCGGAGGAGCACCAACGTCTGGCGGTGGAGGACGGCAACCGTGGCCATGTCCAAATGGAGGTGGCGGAGGGCCAGCAAAGTGCCCGTGTCCTGGCACCGGCGGCGGATGGTGGTCATGGCCTTCCCGCGGTGGCGGTCGAGGAGCGCCTCCATCTCCCGGTCGAAGTTGTGGCATCGGATGTGGACCACTGCCGGCGGATGTGGGCGGTGCGGGAGGTCCATCGCAGTGCCCGTGTCCAAATGGAGGCTGCGGCGGCGGTCCTCGTCTTGGTGACAGCGGAGGGCCTCCATGGTGGCCAGGGCCTGGTGGCGGTGGAGGAGCTATGTCGTCTCCCGGTAGGAGCGGAGGCGGCGGACCGCCAAAATGGCCGGGTCCAAACGGAGGAGGCGGACCAAATGGGCGTACGACGCCACGGCCGGGGCCGGAATGTGGTGGTGGACCGCCATGGTCTGGTCCAAACATCGGCGGTGGAGCACCCGGATGGCCCGGTCGGTTGTTGAAATCTTGGGAGGTAAGAGCCATCTCTTCCGGCAAGCCGGGGATGGTGACTGTCCGATCGGGGCCTAAATCCTCCGTTGAGAGCTTCGACATGGCGTGATCCAGAGCGGTGGTGCAGGCGCCGGAGGTGAAGAAACTGACGGCCGGGATTTCGAATTCACGGCAGATGTCCAAGAGCTGGCTCATCATCACGTCCACGATGGCACAGATCGGGGGAGGCGACGGATCATCGCTGTCAAATCGCCTGGCGAGGAAATCAGCGAAGGAGGACCAGTGGGTCCCAGATGGGGAGGCGGAAGGAGAAGAAGTGGAGGAGGATGGTTGTGGTGGTCCCGGAGGAAAACCGGGAGGGTGGGGCATGGAGAACTCCACGATCCGGATCAGAGGGTGGAGAGACACATCGGAGGGGTTGGAGGGAAGGAGGAGGGCGATGCGGTAGTTATGGGAGGCGAGGCGGTTGGAGAGCTCAATGGCCGGGAAGATGTGGCCGGAGCCGTGGAAGGGAACCACGATGATCTCGCCGTCGGCCATTCTTTTCTTTTACCTATTCCTGGATTCAGGGTTGGGGTTTGGGATGATGATGACTAAGGAGGGGACTTTATGAGCGAGGAAACTTTGTGGTTAAGGATGCGGGAAAGGGAAAGCTTGAACGTTAGGAAACACCGCTTTTTGACTTGTTGTTCCACTGATCGTTGTTTGGTCGGTTTGGTCGTCGCCGGCCGCGAAACGCGATAGCGCGGCTTACGTTACAGTCCTGGCCCAGCACGTAGCCAACTGTATTCCAACCACAAAGCTCGGATAAAATCTGGAGACATGAACAAAAACTCAATTTGAGTTGTGTCAGTAGCGTTTCCTTTGGAAGGACAACCAACTGGGGATCAGGTGTGGGGGAAAGCCAATTAGATGGACCCAGGCTGTGGGTGGGGGTGTATGACATGAGCCTTCTGATTTCGTGAACCCGAATCCCACTCGAGAAAGCGTAGTCAGAGCCAAGCACCAAACCAAAGATGGATTCGGATTACGTTCGGGTGTTGCGGGGTCATCCGCCTGTCGGTCCTTCTGCTTCGAGGGGAAGTTGTCTCGTGC encodes:
- the LOC105059277 gene encoding uncharacterized protein — its product is MADGEIIVVPFHGSGHIFPAIELSNRLASHNYRIALLLPSNPSDVSLHPLIRIVEFSMPHPPGFPPGPPQPSSSTSSPSASPSGTHWSSFADFLARRFDSDDPSPPPICAIVDVMMSQLLDICREFEIPAVSFFTSGACTTALDHAMSKLSTEDLGPDRTVTIPGLPEEMALTSQDFNNRPGHPGAPPPMFGPDHGGPPPHSGPGRGVVRPFGPPPPFGPGHFGGPPPPLLPGDDIAPPPPPGPGHHGGPPLSPRRGPPPQPPFGHGHCDGPPAPPTSAGSGPHPMPQLRPGDGGAPRPPPREGHDHHPPPVPGHGHFAGPPPPPFGHGHGCRPPPPDVGAPPPPPDRIGPRHRGGPPGTSLADMESAIAFLFNTCDDLERPFLEYLKKETKKPVWGVGPLLPAAFWSAAGSLVHDAEVRPKRDDSTVSERDVLEWLDSKPRGSVIYVSFGSIVAPSEAELAELAAGLEESNRPFIWAVQHRALRHDPRGFPVHTDGSFSELEGLASRVGGRGLVIRGWAPQLLILSHGATGDFLTHCGWNSTVEALGCGVPMLTWPVHGDQHHNARLVTRRLQAGIAIKSGSESVSKNDVVGGIERLMAGEEEVRQRAASARAIFAGGFPRTSSASLDAFLDFIPPLSDPKS